The following coding sequences lie in one Oryza brachyantha chromosome 10, ObraRS2, whole genome shotgun sequence genomic window:
- the LOC102720554 gene encoding O-fucosyltransferase 30, which translates to MDLPASRGRWRKRSARSHVPLLVAVLVLLVPAFVLLSSAYSSLLRFPAFGGGGGGRCGRSPELEGERFLWYAPHSGFSNQVGELRNAAVAAALLNRTLVVPPVLDHHAVVLGSCPKFRVSDPTDLRAAVWDHSMQLLRERRYVSMGDIIDLSPIKAMVRTIDFRVFVSLWCGVDMRKTCFSGLCCAVSGGGSLSADYDRCRSMLSAFGGSENGCVYPVQDDCRTTVWTYQENNDGALDSFQPDEDLKRRRKISYVRRRKDMYKALGPGSEADGASLLAFGTLFSGPYKGSESYFDIHESPKDHRLQTVLEKVEFLPFAPEIIAAGKEFAKNKIKEPFLCAQLRLLDGQFKNHWKATFSALKEKLKAIELEMKKTKGTSPINMFIMTDLPPANWSKTYLADVAKDGRYKLHTLKESDELVMQTAERLMAAEHGVRSGFIPKNIENTRKDCDPVQLPEILLYVEESVCSCASLGFVGTAGSTIAGSIETMRKNNVCKL; encoded by the exons atggACTTGCCGGCGAGCCGCGGGCGGTGGCGGAAGCGGAGTGCACGCTCGCACGTGCCCCTCCTCGTGGCCGTCCTCGTGCTCCTCGTCCCGGCCTTCGTGCTCCTCTCCTCCGCATACTCCTCACTGCTCCGCTTCCCCGCcttcggcggcggagggggcggACGATGTGGGCGGTCGCCGGAGCTGGAGGGGGAGAGGTTCCTGTGGTACGCGCCGCACAGCGGGTTCAGCAACCAGGTGGGCGAGCTCCGGAAtgccgcggtcgccgccgcgctgctgaaCCGCACCCTCGTCGTGCCCCCGGTGCTGGACCAccacgccgtcgtcctcggGAGCTGCCCCAAGTTCAGGGTCTCCGACCCCAccgacctccgcgccgccgtatGGGACCACTCCATGCAGCTCCTCCGGGAGCGGAG GTATGTATCCATGGGTGACATAATTGATCTATCCCCGATAAAAGCTATGGTTAGGACGATTGATTTCAGGGTGTTTGTTTCATTGTGGTGCGGTGTAGACATGCGCAAGACTTGCTTTTCTGGCTTGTGCTGTGCTGTTTCTGGTGGTGGATCATTGTCAGCTGATTATGATAGATGCCGATCAATGCTCTCTGCTTTTGGAGGCAGTGAAAATGGCTGTGTGTATCCTGTCCAGGATGATTGTAGAACAACAGTATGGACATACCAGGAGAACAATGATGGAGCACTTGATTCATTTCAGCCAGACGAAGACTTgaaaaggaggaggaagatcTCATATGTTAGGAGGCGCAAAGATATGTATAAGGCTTTAGGGCCTGGTTCTGAAGCTGATGGTGCTTCCTTGCTGGCATTTGGGACACTGTTCTCAGGACCATACAAGGGATCAGAGTCATATTTTGATATCCACGAATCACCAAAGGATCATCGACTACAGACTGTACTTGAGAAAGTTGAGTTCCTCCCTTTTGCCCCTGAGATCATTGCAGCAGGCAAGGAGTTCGCCAAGAACAAGATCAAGGAGCCATTTCTTTGTGCACAGCTTAGGCTGTTAGATGGGCAATTCAAGAATCACTGGAAAGCTACATTTTCTGCCCTTAAGGAAAAGTTAAAAGCTATTGAGTTGGAAATGAAGAAAACCAAGGGCACTAGTCCTATTAACATGTTCATCATGACTGATCTTCCACCAGCAAATTGGTCAAAGACCTACCTTGCGGATGTCGCAAAAGATGGGAGGTATAAATTGCACACCCTGAAGGAAAGTGATGAACTAGTCATGCAGACCGCAGAGCGGCTTATGGCTGCTGAACATGGTGTGAGGTCTGGATTTATTCCCAAGAACATTGAGAACACGAGGAAGGATTGTGATCCAGTTCAACTGCCAGAAATTTTGTTATACGTTGAAGAATCTGTCTGTAGTTGTGCATCGCTAGGATTTGTGGGGACTGCTGGATCAACCATAGCTGGAAGCATAGAAACAATGAGAAAGAACAATGTCTGCAAATTGTAG